The Pseudogulbenkiania sp. MAI-1 sequence CAAGCGCCAGTTGCTCGAGCACCGATTCGTCGGTGGAGTAGCCGCCGGACGGCGTCTTCTTCACGCCCTTGGTGTCGATGCCGAGCTTGCCGAACAGGATTTCCTGCAGCTGCTTGGGCGAATTGAGGTTGAACGGCTGGCCGGCCTGGCGGTAGGCCTCCTGCTCCAGTTCCAGCATCTGGCTGCCCAGCTGGTGGCTCTGCTCGGCCAGCCGTTGCCGGTCGATCAGCACGCCGTGGCGCTCCATCGCGAACAGCACCTCGGCCACCGGCAGTTCGATGTCGCGGTACACCGCGGCGAGCCGGCCCTCGAGCTTGCCGGCCAGCGCCTGGTTCAGACGCAGCGTGATGTCGGCGTCCTCGGCGGCGTAGTTGGACGCCACGGCGATGTCGACCTCGGCGAAGCCGATCTGCTTGGCGCCCTTGCCGCAGATGTCTTCGTAGCTGATCGTGCTCTCGTTCAGATGACGGCGCGCCAGGTCGTCCATGTTGTGCGTCAGGTGGCTTTCCACCACGTAGGAGGCCAACAGCGTGTCGTCGACCACGCCGGCGAGCCGGATGCCGTGGTTGGCCAGCACGTGGCGGTCGTACTTGAGGTTCTGGCCGAGCTTCTTCCTGGCCGGGTTTTCCAGCCACGGCTTGAGCCTGGCCAGGGTGGCGTCGAAATCGAGCTGTTCGGGCACGCCGGCGTAATGGTGCGCCAGCGGCAGGTAGGCGGCTTCGCCCGCCGCGACCGAGAAGCTCATGCCCACCAGGCGCGCTTCCATCTGGTCGAGACTGGTGGTTTCGGTGTCGAACGACACCACCGGCGCCGTCTCCAGTTTGTCGAGCCAGGCGTTGAGCTGCGCCTCGGTCAGGATGGTCTGGTAGCGGCGCTCAAGCTTGGCGGCGGGCGCGGGCGGGTCGACCGCCTCGGCGGCGGCGAACAGCTCGCCGTTCGTGCCGGGGCTGGCCGCAGCCGGAGCGGCGTCGGCCTTGGCCTCGCCATTGCCTTCGCTGACCTCGCGCAGCCAGCTGCGGAAACCAAAGGAAGTAAACAGCTCGATCAGGCGCGGCTTGTCGCGCTCGCGATGCTGCAGCGTGGCCAGGCCCTGCGGCAGTTCGCCGTCGAGCGCCACGTCGCACTTGATGGTGATCAGCTCGCGCCCCCTGGGCAGCCAGTCGAGCGCGGCGCGCAGGTTGTCGCCGACCTTGCCGGAGATGCTGTCGGCGTTGGCGATCACGGCATCGAGCGAACCGTACTGCTCGAGCCATTTGACCGCGGTCTTGGGGCCGCACTTGTCCACACCGGGCACATTGTCGACCTTGTCGCCGATCAGGGTCAGGTAGTCGATGATGAGCCCGGGCGGCACGCCGAACTTGTCCTTGACCCCGGCCTCGTCCAGCGTCTCGTTGGTCATGGTGTTGACCAGCGTCACCCGCGGCGTGACCAGCTGGGCGATGTCCTTGTCGCCGGTGGAGATGATCACCCGCATGCCGGCGGCCTCGGCCTCGCGCGCCAGCGTGCCGATCACGTCGTCGGCCTCGACGCCGTCCACCATCAGGATCGGCCAGCCGGACGCTTGCACCACGTCGTGCACCGCCGTAATCTGGCTGGCCAGCTCTTCCGGCATCGACGGCCGGTGCGCCTTGTACTCGGGATAGAGCTCATCGCGGAAGGTCTTGCCTTTTGCGTCAAAAACGCAGGCGCTATAATCGAACCGGACCTCCTTCTCCAGGCGACGCAGCATGTTGACCATGCCGTAGATCGCTCCCGTCGGTTGACCTTCCGGAGAACGTAAATCGGGCATGGCGTGAAAAGCGCGATACAGATAAGAAGAGCCGTCGATCAATAATAACGTTTTCATAGAAGGCGAATAGTTATGAGCTTGTCCGATAAATTGCCGCAGACGAGCGACCGTCACGCCGCAATGCAGCGTTTCCGTTCGCGCGAAGCGTGGCACGTGATGAAGATTCTGGCCGAATTCGTCGAATCGGCGGAAGAATTGCAGGGCATCCAGCCGGCCGTCAGCATCTTCGGCAGCGCCCGCACCCCGCGAGACCACACCTATTATAAGCTGGCCGAGGAAATCGCCCGGCGTTTGTCGGATTCCGGCTTTTCGGTCATTTCCGGCGGCGGCCCCGGCATCATGGAAGCCGCCAGCAAGGGCGCGTTCTACGGTCGCAGCCCGTCGGTGGCGCTCAACATCGTGCTGCCGCACGAGCAGAAGCCGAACGACTACCAGGACCTGTCGATCAAGTTCAACCACTTCTTCCCGCGCAAGGTGATGTTCGTCAAGCACGCCATCGCCTACGTGGTGATGCCGGGTGGCTTCGGCACGCTGGACGAGATGTTCGAGGCGCTGACGCTGATCCAGACCGGCAAGAGCCGCAAGATCCCGATCATCTTGTGCGGCACGGAGTTCTGGCAAGGCCTGCTCGACTGGGTGAAGGAGCGGCTGGTCGGCGACCAGCTGATCAACCCGACCGACCTGAATCTGCTGAAGCTGATCGACGATCCGCAGCAGATCGTCGAGGCGATCTTCAAACACTACGAAACGCGTGGCTTCGAGCCTCTGCCGGAAGAACGCGAACAATTGCTCAATCTGTAACCTTTACAAACTCAAGGAACGCCGCCATGCGCCGCCTGCTCCCCCTTCTCTTGCTTGTGGCCGTCCCGGCCCTGGCAGACACGCCCCCCGCCAAGGCGGTGGTCCCGCCGCCGCCCGAGGTGGCGGTGGACGGCAACGCCGCCGTCGAACCGGAAATCCGCATCATCCAGAAAGGCACGGAAAAGATCGAGGAGTACCGCATCAACGGCCAGCTCTACATGATCAAGGTCACGCCCGCCCACGGCGTGCCGTACTACCTGATGGACGAGGAAGGCAACGGCAGCATGAGACAGATCGACTCGAACCAGCGTCTGGTGATTCCGCGCTGGGTCCTGTTCCGATTCTGACGGGGGTGGCATGTCGGTTTACACCACCGTCGACAACGACACCCTGAAACACTGGCTTGAGCGCTACGCGCTGGGCGAACTGGTCGAGCTCAAGGGCATCGCCGCCGGCATCACCAACACCAACTACTTCGTCACCACCACGCACGGCCGCTACGTGCTGACCATCTTCGAGGTGCTGAAGCTCGACGAGCTGCCCTACTACCTCGAGCTGATGAGCCACCTGGCGCGCCACGGCGTGGCCTGCCCGGCGCCGATCGCCGACCACACCGACAACTTCGCCTCGCTGTTGGCCGGCAAGCCGGCCTGCCTGGTCACCTGCCTGTCCGGCCGCGACGTGGAGACGCCGAACGCGGCGCAGTGCCGCGCCGTGGGCGAGATGCTGGCGCAGATGCACCTGGCCGGCGGCACCTTCCCGCACCGGATGCAGAACCCGCGCGGCCCGCGCTGGTGGAGCCAGACCGCCAGCGCGGTGTACCACTACATGGACGAGGCCGACGCCGCCAGCCTGCGCGCCGAGGTGCACTTCCAGGACAGCCACCGCTTCGACCACCTGCCCACCGGGGTGGTCCACGCCGACCTGTTCAAGGACAACGTGCTGATGGACGGCGACGCCATCGCCGGCTTCATCGACTTCTACTACGCCTGCAACGACGTGCTGCTGTACGACGTGGCGATCGCCGTCAACGACTGGGCGCGCCGCCCCGACGGCGAGATCGACGGCGACCTGGCGCGCGCGCTCCTGGCCGGCTACCAGGCGGCCCGCCCGCTCAACGCCGAGGAGAAGCGCTGCTGGCCGGTGATGCTGCGCGCCGCCGCGCTGCGCTTCTGGACCTCGCGCCTGCTCGACATGTACCAACCGCAGGCCGGCGAGCTCACCTACATCAAGGACCCCAAGGTGTTCCAGCGCCTGGTCGAGGCGCACCGCGCGCGCAGCGACTTCTGGCTGTAAACACACCACGCCCGGCTTTGGCGATACCCAGAGCGGCACCCCGACAGGGATGCCGCTTTTTTTCTTGCCCGACCGCCGCTTACAGCCGCTCCAGCGCCTGCAGCACGTCGGCCTTGATGTCGTCGATATGCTCCACCCCCACCGCGTAGCGGATGGCGTTGAGCGGGATGCCGGCAGTGGCCATCTGCTCCGGCGTCATGGTGCCCGCCCACATCGCCGCGGTGTGGATCACCAGCGAATCAACCCCACCCAGGCTGGCCGCGTTGAGCGGCAGTTCCAGCAGCGAGACGAAGCGCTCGGCCTCGGCATAGCCGCCCTGCACCGAGAATGCCACGATACCGCTGCCCCCCTTCATCTGGCGCCGCGCCAGCTCGTGCTGCGGGTGGCTGGCGAGCCCTGGGTAGAGCACTGCTTCGATCTTGGGATGCGCTGCCAGCGTCTCGGCCAGCGCCTGGGCGTTGGCGTTGATGCGCTCGATGCGCATCGGCAGGGTGCGCAGACCGCGCAGCAGCAGCCAGGCGTCCATCGGCGACAGCACCGAGCCCAGCGTGATGTGCGTCTTCCAGATGCGCTCGGCCTGTTCGTGGCTGCAGCAGATCACCCCGGCGGTGAGGTCATGGTGGCCGCCCAGGTACTTGGTGGCGCTGTGGATGACGATGTCGACGCCGAGATCGTGCGGACGCTGGTTGAGCGGCGTGGCGAAGGTGTTGTCGGCGATGGTCAGCACACCGTGCTCGCGCGCGATAGCGGTGATCGCCTCCAGGTCGGTCAGCGTCAACAACGGATTGGCCGGCGTCTCCAGCATGATGAATTTGGTGTTGGGACGGATGGCGCGGCGGAACGCCTCCGGGTCGTCCTGCTCGACGAAGCTCACCTCGACACCGAAGCGGCGCAGCATCTCGTCCATGATGCGCGTGGTGCTCATGTAGTGGCGCGTCTGGCCGATGACGTGGTCGCCGGCGGACACGAAGGTCAACAGGGTCGCCGCCACCGCGCCCATGCCCGAGGCGGTGACCAGTGCGGTCTCGGTGCCTTCCAGTTCGGCCATGATCTTCTTCACGCGCTCATGCACCGGGTTGCCGTAGCGGGTGTAGTTGCGCGGGTGCTGCGGAACTTCCGACATCTCCGCGAACTCGGCGGCGTCGGCCGCCTTGAAGGTGGCGGAATAGTGGATGGACGGTGCCACGGTCTTGTCGTCGGTGACGTCGTAATCGGCGTGCACCACCAGGGTTTCGGGCCTGAATGCCATGTTCTTTCTCCGGAATGGGATGCCCGGCCAGAGTCCGGGCAGGCGGCCCACAGTAACGCGTGTCGGCGCCGATGACAATGTGATCGGCCGGGTGGAGCCATGGCGGGCGAGGCTGGCCGAGCGACGGGCTCAGTCCCCGGCCATGTCGAGGAACTGACGCAGCCCGTGGGTGAGGGTCTTGTCGCGGTGCACGATGCGGTGGAAGCGGCGCATCAGCGGTGGCAGCGGGGCGCGGATTTCGACCAGGCTGCCGGCTTGCAGCAGATCGGCCACCACGCGCCGTGCCAGGCAACTGACGCCGAGCCCGGCCGCCACCGTGCGCTTGAGCGCCTCCGAGTTGCCCAGTTCCATCACCAGGTTGAAGCGCCCCAGGTGCGGCAACAGCAGCCGCTCCACCTCCTCGCGCGTGCCGGAGCCGGGCTCGCGCAGCAGCCACGGCGCCGCCGCCAGCTCGTCAGCCGTCAGTGGACGGCCAGCCAGCTCGTGTCCGGCGGCACAGAACAGCACCAGCTCATCCTCCAGCCACGGCGTCACCACCAGTTCGGGATGGTGGCAGGGCCCTTCGATGAAACCGGCGTCGACACGGAACGCCGCCACTTCCTCGACGATGTCGCGGGTGTTGGCGACCTCCAGCTCGACCCGTGCCTGCGGATGGGCCAGGCGGAACGCGGCGATGCGCTCCGGCAGCAGGTAGTTGGCCACCGTGGTACTGGCACCGAGGCGCAGGTCGATGGCGCCGCCGCCGAACAGTCCCTGCAGCCCATGCGCCTGGTCGAGCACGGCGCGGGCGCGCGGCAGCAGCAACCGGCCGTGCTCGTTGAGCAGCAGGCGCCGGCCGACGCGATCGAACAGCGTCGCGCCCAGCCCGGCTTCCAGCGACGCCAGCGCCTGGCTCGCCGCCGACTGGGTCATCGCCAGCACCTCGGCGGCACGCGTGACGCCGCCGCTTTCCGCCACGGCGAGGAAGACGGACAGTTCGCGCAGGGTGAGCTTGAGCGTCATGGCACGGCCTCATCAATCGGTTTTACTAATGAATATCAGTAATATTATCCGTTTTACCACTGAATAACGCCGCGCTATCGTGGCGATATCCGCTTTTATTCCATTTAGCACTATGTTTATGCACTCTTTTCGCCACACCCTGCCCGGCCTCGCGCTGGCGCTGCTGCTCGGCGGAGGCGCCTTGGCGCTGGCCACGCTGCCTATGCTGCAGAATCTGGGACTGTCGGCGCTGACGCTGGCCATCGTCGGTGGCATCGCGCTCGGCAACGGCGGCTATGCCGCGCTGGCGCCGCGTTGCGATGCCGGGGTGCAGTTCGCCAAGCAGCGCCTGCTGCGTCTGGGCATCGTGCTGTTCGGGCTGCGCCTGACGCTGCAGGACATCGCCGCGGTCGGCCCGGCCGGGGTGCTGATCGATGCGGTGATGCTGACCAGCACCTTTCTGCTGGCCTGTTGGCTCGGTCCGCGCTGGTTCGGGCTGGAACGCGACAGCGCCATGCTGATCGGCGCCGGCAGCGCCATCTGCGGCGCGGCGGCGGTGCTGGCCACCGAGCCGGTGGCGCGCGGCGGGACGGAGAAGGTGGCGGTGGCGGTCGCCACCGTGGTGGTGTTCGGCACGCTGGCGATGTTCCTCTACCCGATGCTGTTCACACTGGCGCAGGCGGCCGGGATGAGCGGGCTGGACGGCTGGCGCTTCGGGCTGTTCGCCGGCTCGACACTGCACGAGGTGGCGCAGGTGGTGGCCGCCGGGCGCGCGGTGAGTGAGCAGGCCGCCGAGGTCGCGGTGATCGCCAAGATGATCCGGGTGATGATGCTGGCGCCGTTCCTGTTGCTGCTGTCGGCCTTCCTGGCGCGGCGCGAGAGCGGCGCCACGAGGAGCACGACGCGCCGCATCACCATCCCCTGGTTCGCCGTGGGCTTCGTGCTGCTGGCCGGGGTCAACTCGCTGGGCTGGCTGCCGCCGGCCTGGCGCGCCGGGCTGCTGCAGCTCGATACGCTGCTGCTGGCGGCAGCGATGGCGGCACTGGGGCTGCACACCCAGGTTTCGGCGATCCGCCGCGCCGGGCTCGCCCCTCTCGGGCTAGCAGCCTGCCTGTGCGGCTGGCTGATCGTCGGCGGCGCGGTGGTGAATGCGGGGATCGGGTTACTGCTGAAATGAGCGCCCATGGGATGGGTGCAGTTGCTCGATGGGTTACGGCACTGACTGAGCGAGGCAAGCGAAGCGTCGCGAAGGAAGAATGCCTCC is a genomic window containing:
- the polA gene encoding DNA polymerase I, producing the protein MKTLLLIDGSSYLYRAFHAMPDLRSPEGQPTGAIYGMVNMLRRLEKEVRFDYSACVFDAKGKTFRDELYPEYKAHRPSMPEELASQITAVHDVVQASGWPILMVDGVEADDVIGTLAREAEAAGMRVIISTGDKDIAQLVTPRVTLVNTMTNETLDEAGVKDKFGVPPGLIIDYLTLIGDKVDNVPGVDKCGPKTAVKWLEQYGSLDAVIANADSISGKVGDNLRAALDWLPRGRELITIKCDVALDGELPQGLATLQHRERDKPRLIELFTSFGFRSWLREVSEGNGEAKADAAPAAASPGTNGELFAAAEAVDPPAPAAKLERRYQTILTEAQLNAWLDKLETAPVVSFDTETTSLDQMEARLVGMSFSVAAGEAAYLPLAHHYAGVPEQLDFDATLARLKPWLENPARKKLGQNLKYDRHVLANHGIRLAGVVDDTLLASYVVESHLTHNMDDLARRHLNESTISYEDICGKGAKQIGFAEVDIAVASNYAAEDADITLRLNQALAGKLEGRLAAVYRDIELPVAEVLFAMERHGVLIDRQRLAEQSHQLGSQMLELEQEAYRQAGQPFNLNSPKQLQEILFGKLGIDTKGVKKTPSGGYSTDESVLEQLALDHPLPKLILQYRGLAKLKSTYTDKLPTLIRPDTGRVHTNYAQAVAITGRLSSSDPNLQNIPVRTPEGRRVREAFVAPAGHSIVSADYSQIELRIMAHLSDDANMRAAFASGEDIHKTTAAEVFGVTREQVTADQRRAAKAINFGLIYGMSAFGLASQLDIERSAAQQYIDRYFMRFPGVADYMQRTRETAREQGYVETVFGRRLYLPEIRSGNPARRSGAERAAINAPMQGTAADLIKLAMIAVQRWLVSEGLASKLVMQVHDELVLEVPDAEVARVKERLPQIMAGVAELKVPLLAEVGAGESWEAAH
- a CDS encoding TIGR00730 family Rossman fold protein — protein: MSLSDKLPQTSDRHAAMQRFRSREAWHVMKILAEFVESAEELQGIQPAVSIFGSARTPRDHTYYKLAEEIARRLSDSGFSVISGGGPGIMEAASKGAFYGRSPSVALNIVLPHEQKPNDYQDLSIKFNHFFPRKVMFVKHAIAYVVMPGGFGTLDEMFEALTLIQTGKSRKIPIILCGTEFWQGLLDWVKERLVGDQLINPTDLNLLKLIDDPQQIVEAIFKHYETRGFEPLPEEREQLLNL
- a CDS encoding DUF2782 domain-containing protein, with the protein product MRRLLPLLLLVAVPALADTPPAKAVVPPPPEVAVDGNAAVEPEIRIIQKGTEKIEEYRINGQLYMIKVTPAHGVPYYLMDEEGNGSMRQIDSNQRLVIPRWVLFRF
- the thrB gene encoding homoserine kinase produces the protein MSVYTTVDNDTLKHWLERYALGELVELKGIAAGITNTNYFVTTTHGRYVLTIFEVLKLDELPYYLELMSHLARHGVACPAPIADHTDNFASLLAGKPACLVTCLSGRDVETPNAAQCRAVGEMLAQMHLAGGTFPHRMQNPRGPRWWSQTASAVYHYMDEADAASLRAEVHFQDSHRFDHLPTGVVHADLFKDNVLMDGDAIAGFIDFYYACNDVLLYDVAIAVNDWARRPDGEIDGDLARALLAGYQAARPLNAEEKRCWPVMLRAAALRFWTSRLLDMYQPQAGELTYIKDPKVFQRLVEAHRARSDFWL
- a CDS encoding PLP-dependent aspartate aminotransferase family protein, which translates into the protein MAFRPETLVVHADYDVTDDKTVAPSIHYSATFKAADAAEFAEMSEVPQHPRNYTRYGNPVHERVKKIMAELEGTETALVTASGMGAVAATLLTFVSAGDHVIGQTRHYMSTTRIMDEMLRRFGVEVSFVEQDDPEAFRRAIRPNTKFIMLETPANPLLTLTDLEAITAIAREHGVLTIADNTFATPLNQRPHDLGVDIVIHSATKYLGGHHDLTAGVICCSHEQAERIWKTHITLGSVLSPMDAWLLLRGLRTLPMRIERINANAQALAETLAAHPKIEAVLYPGLASHPQHELARRQMKGGSGIVAFSVQGGYAEAERFVSLLELPLNAASLGGVDSLVIHTAAMWAGTMTPEQMATAGIPLNAIRYAVGVEHIDDIKADVLQALERL
- a CDS encoding LysR family transcriptional regulator — translated: MTLKLTLRELSVFLAVAESGGVTRAAEVLAMTQSAASQALASLEAGLGATLFDRVGRRLLLNEHGRLLLPRARAVLDQAHGLQGLFGGGAIDLRLGASTTVANYLLPERIAAFRLAHPQARVELEVANTRDIVEEVAAFRVDAGFIEGPCHHPELVVTPWLEDELVLFCAAGHELAGRPLTADELAAAPWLLREPGSGTREEVERLLLPHLGRFNLVMELGNSEALKRTVAAGLGVSCLARRVVADLLQAGSLVEIRAPLPPLMRRFHRIVHRDKTLTHGLRQFLDMAGD
- a CDS encoding YeiH family protein, whose amino-acid sequence is MHSFRHTLPGLALALLLGGGALALATLPMLQNLGLSALTLAIVGGIALGNGGYAALAPRCDAGVQFAKQRLLRLGIVLFGLRLTLQDIAAVGPAGVLIDAVMLTSTFLLACWLGPRWFGLERDSAMLIGAGSAICGAAAVLATEPVARGGTEKVAVAVATVVVFGTLAMFLYPMLFTLAQAAGMSGLDGWRFGLFAGSTLHEVAQVVAAGRAVSEQAAEVAVIAKMIRVMMLAPFLLLLSAFLARRESGATRSTTRRITIPWFAVGFVLLAGVNSLGWLPPAWRAGLLQLDTLLLAAAMAALGLHTQVSAIRRAGLAPLGLAACLCGWLIVGGAVVNAGIGLLLK